From a region of the Lactuca sativa cultivar Salinas chromosome 4, Lsat_Salinas_v11, whole genome shotgun sequence genome:
- the LOC111892291 gene encoding uncharacterized protein LOC111892291, producing the protein MIKGAAQNLKFETRKNENDIKRVLKDVRLALIIIAAVMLLVALLGFLFSILGLQVLVYILVILGWILVTATLILCGIFLALHNVMGDTCVAMDEWVQNPMAHTALDDILPCVDNTTAQETLSQSKDVTFQLVAIVNNIITNVSNIDPPPFAHFLSYNQSGPLVPTLCNPLNANKTDRICQTGELSFDNAIMVWRNYVCQVSANDTCTTVGRLTPKMYKQMSDAVSVSDGLTESRQFLAGLLDCSFVRETFMGIHKDHCPDLNKYSEWIYIGLAMVSAAVMLSLVLWVLYARERKHRRYTKLMVQSAPSPAAINRQWK; encoded by the exons ATGATCAAGGGTGCTGCACAAAACCTTAAATTCGAAACTAGAAAGAATGAGAATGATATAAAACGTGTTCTGAAGGACGT AAGGCTTGCTCTTATAATCATTGCTGCGGTTATGTTACTTGTAGCTCTTCTTGGTTTTT TGTTCTCCATACTTGGACTACAGGTTCTTGTTTACAT CTTGGTGATTCTTGGGTGGATTCTTGTTACAGCTACATTGATCTTATGTGGCATATTTCTCGCACTCCATAA TGTTATGGGAGACACATGCGTTGCTATGGACGAGTGGGTTCAAAACCCAATGGCTCATACAGCTTTAGACGATATTCTTCCATGTGTCGACAATACAACAGCTCAAGAAACCTTGTCTCAAAGCAAAGACGTGACCTTTCAATTGGTAGCCATAGTGAATAACATCATCACTAATGTCTCCAACATCGATCCACCACCTTTTGCCCATTTCCTTAGCTACAATCAATCTGGGCCGTTGGTTCCCACCCTTTGTAATCCACTAAACGCTAACAAAACAGATCGAATCTGTCAAACTGGTGAACTAAGCTTCGATAACGCCATCATG GTGTGGAGGAATTATGTTTGTCAAGTTTCTGCAAATGACACATGCACGACTGTGGGTCGGTTGACTCCGAAGATGTATAAACAGATGTCCGATGCAGTCAGTGTGAGTGATGGGTTGACCGAGTCTAGGCAGTTTTTGGCTGGGTTATTGGACTGTAGCTTTGTTAGAGAGACTTTTATGGGAATACACAAGGATCATTGTCCAGATCTTAATAAGTATAGTGAGTGGATTTACATTGGGTTGGCTATGGTGTCTGCTGCTGTGATGCTTTCTTTGGTGTTGTGGGTGTTGTATGCACGCGAGAGGAAGCATCGGAGATACACCAAACTTATGGTCCAATCTGCACCAAGTCCGGCTGCAATCAATAGACAATGGAAGTAA